The segment aatccagagaaactccaactacaccaggtgaacattttaaaaaagatattaagctaacctcatcacaagtggaaatacacaattaccctcaatctcaatcaaacagccaacatctggacagtaaagatcactctttacaatttccatcaaataatactaatgaaaatcataccattaaaccaaaccaaaatataactatcacccccccaaccatccacaagacccaaatatcccattaacaacaacaaaacaaataacccctcaaaccaacagtccttatcactacagaaaaggaacaatattgAATtcaaaaaccagaaatttctaaagctagaccaaatacttctgaaccaataattaacattaccaaacatgcttcatcttgtggttgtaatgaatgctttgtaagtacatataaccaactaactaccaagacacaggacacagtacgaaattgtatagacaattttaccaaattaaggaggtgtcctttaacacaccaacatgagaacgaattatgttctgaatccttaaaatacaaaaaggaaattatataaaacaaaattagacttattaatattcaaactatgaaaaacaaacaactgcagaatctcaATAAAccaaaacatacaaatacaacgattaaaaaaccacaatcaaattccaaatgcatataaactacgagataaagtaaaatcagcaatcaatttacagaatttaacaccaattcctcccaataatggaatataaaatcattgcaatgaatataaatggtctcttaacccgactacgtctgggtgaattacaaagaatcatacgagaccacaacccaatgtgcatatgtctacaacatataggaagtaaccctacaaatatccaacactacaaaattgcctgttattcaccaactgactgtggaaaattaggcacagccatatacgttcataatagcattacatatgaaccttttGGCAttccatctatgccatatcaaataacatcaattaaactgtatatgcctgataaaagtaaaatcactgtttgtaatttatatactaaccaaccaaatttcaatgcaaatttcagtgatttttctgaacttattagcaaaagtatacaggaacccctacttatagtaggagattttaatgcacataatccattatgggatagtaataaccccactgacacatccggaatcaacatagaaaatactataatgaaacacaacctgtattgtctcaatgaaagtgaagttccaacatatttttcaaatacacacctaaccttttcttcaattgacatttcattatgttcaaatgatgtagccgagaaatttgaatggaacgtcctagacgattcatacacaagtgaccatttcccaatcattctgaactacttaagtaatgtcaaaatatttgccacctacaagatataatatccaaaaagctaactgggataaatatttcctatacacacgaaacataccaccattcccacataatgaagatcacaatacatGTGAATCcgtctcaaacttcataataaatgctgcagataaaagggattccaaaaaccaaattcacattccacaaaatcccctgtcccatggtggaatccaaccttaacaacattaagtaaaataaaacatatattgggtcgcaatcttaacagactcaaaactcgccttaaatcactcaacaaaatgccctataatataaacatattaaacaaaatagttataacaaacataacaattaaccacattaaaccactatataacaaatatacaacccaaatttaaaaaggaaaaaactggtaatagctgaaaaaatcgcatcatggaaggaatatgtctcaaacatatcttcaaacacatccacaagggatatctggcaaaagataaggaaaatcaatggaaaaacatataagacctccaagaagtgcaatacattttaattggaaaataacaaaaaagataccaatgatacttatgaaatatctcaaatataatTGGGCGAAGCATTTtgaaaaacatcagtgcttactccaggttcctagatatacatttttcaaaaaaatatcagaaaaaaaaaacaaaaagaaaaatataatactcaatttattgaaaactcttgaagacctggaatataactatattttcaacatggatgaactagataatgccatcaactttTGTCATCCCTCTGctccaggatatgataaaatatcatttgaaatgatagaaaaaatgaGCTCCTATAagctaaatcatattttattttaaaaataatagtatctggctaaaaaacgtgtctttcctgataaatggaaacatgccataattattccaataaataaacaggaaaggatgcaagtaatccatccaattatagaccgatatctcttaACAagctgcctatgcaaaatcttagaaaaatggttaatgcacgattaacgtatataataaccaaagaatccattttaacaccaacataatctggttcaatagctggcagatcaaccctagatcccttaacacatttagaagatcatatcaaaaaaggtttgaacaaaagaaattaacagtagccatattctttttatatagaaaagcatacgatacaacatggaaacaaaacatcatgcaaaaaaactccactccaagggctaagaggccacttaccaatatttttcaattaagaacttcttaacaaacagaatttttcaagtaagagtagaaattcttactcagtaacctataaactggaagaaggaatccctcaaggtagtgtcttgagctgtacattgtttgctttagcaatcaatgacttTATTATAGGTTTATCAAGTTAGTCGTTGAAAAAACAGTTTAATATGTTGATgaactttgtcatttactatacgagtagtatttgagacatgctcagagagttctcagtactgccatttcaaatatatgtagttggacaaattcagttggatttaaattttcaactgataaaacaaaagcaatagtcttctacaaagacaaaagatggatgaagaaccaaacaatcaacttcatctttatagcactgaaatacaattttgtacaaaaatcaagtatttaggagtaatatttgatcaacatttaaattggaaagagcacatcaaatacattaaagccaagggcatcaaagcccttgccatattaaaaaagttatcacactaattgaggagcaaagcgagacattttattcatgatatataaggcaacagtcttatccataatagattactgctgtccaatatattcatccgcctcagaatctgcattaaaatctctcgatgcagtgcaccataaaggcgtgcgattgtgcacaggagcattccgatcgtccccaacaaacacAATTTTGGtagaggcaggtgttttgcccttaaaacatcaccgtaatttgataacaatacgaagaggtctttcaatgcaagcgggatcgtctcctgcagctgactgcttccaaaactgtaatccagtAACAGGCAGTTAATatgtactagctctttcccaaaaaagaGGTAAGAACATGATGAACTTGCACAATatggatccaatttttcacccaccaatggaattgccaccaccatggattttaaatcgagtaaagatatgtacctccctgtcttacctactcaaaaagcaaatgacaagtacagaaatgtaccgccaacatgctttggagcacattagaagaaaaggcgacaaatttatggtatatacagacggctccaaaaataatgttggagtaggagcatctgcatattcgaaaaatatgttaattaaaaaaagcctaccttcaatatcatcagtatttactgctgaagtcacagccatacagatggctctagatatgatatctgaggcaaaagcaagtgtctgttattttcagtgactcacgtagcgctatagatgcaataagacagtataaaccaggaaacaaaatagtacaggaaattcaaataaaaattcatcaactcctccaatcaggaatatcaatggaaatatgttggatcccagcacacgtgggaataaaaggaaatgaatatgcagactctgctgccaaattagcctgcactatccctccaacaatttcatatgccccagtgtcagactgggtaaaatctgttaaaacattgatttaccaggattggaaagaagaatgggcctcggtgccaacaacaaataaacttaaaaacataaaaactgaagtatatgcatggaggacatcctcacaggaggaaagatcaaaagaggtgatcctagcaaggctccgtataggacacacaagattctcacatggtcacttgatgtcaacaccacatgctgacccagtgaaatgtagcagatgtcaaacacccatgacagtacagcatttgcttgttgagtgccaaAATTGGatccagcaaagatctatttatctacggaattcagaaatgaaaagtattcttgctgaaagcagggatttttcaattaataacatcataaattttttaaataagacaggtttctcaaataaagtctattttttttcttctcaggattgatccctgagaaccagcccgagaagagtctacttgagactcagaggtctggaaaaactaacccctattaataataataatactgaaatgaGATCGGTTTACCAAACAGTGGTTAGGATAGTATTCCTGGCAGACGTATTACCAATGATGGCCAAAATGTAAGGAAACATTAATGGATTAGTACTTTAAGAATGAAGGAGCTTATAGGTATGcactagttttatttttatgatcaaCTTTTGATAGTTATTTTCTTAGCCATAAATATTTGAATTGGCTGAGGAGGAAGTGTTGCAGGCCACAAGCAGAAGGTAATTATGTAGTATTTTTGAGGACAAAATCTTAATTTTCAGGCCAGATACTTCttacatataaaactttaattttactGTTATATAACATAATTAGACAATCATTTCATTGTATGTAAAATATTACACACATCGTATATATTTGATGTAACATTGTAAATGTACACAACTTACAGCTTAATGGAGCGGTGTCAGACCTGGAATTTAGGTAGATTCCTCTTCTTATACACTTGATCTGAAAGGGGAAAGATACATATTTAGctttatataagaaatattaccTAATGAACTAAATAACTTTACAGAAATTGTGTTCTTGCTATTGTGCCCACCGTTTTTTATGCGCTTGCCTGTGTATTTTGTTGGATTTGTGACTGTCTGAAACTGGCTGTCTGTTCTGCCATCTAATGAACAATATAGAGATAGAACCTCAATGGTGCCCATAATTATGTGTCAATTCAAGGTATTATTACACAATAGTTTTTTCTTGGCATTTTCTATCtaagaattataataatacacTGAATAGGTATGTTAGTTTGTATAGGGAACTACCTGGGACCACTAGGTATTTGATATTCAATCGATTTTCTACTACAAACAAAATGATACCTTCACCACCAAATTTTCtaagaatttgtttttaaaaacggTGTGGCTATGGAACCAACAGCCAGTTTCAGACTTTCCAAAGCCACCTTTGTATCCAACATTTAgggaagtgtttttatttttaatgtgcaTGCGCGTACCATAGCCATGGCgtttaaaaaattactaaaagaTTACACTGAATATTTTAGTTTGGATAAAGCTTTCAGTCACCCAGCTAATAACCTTTACTATCATATTTTGCTAATTAGTAGGTAATGAAGCATTTGGTCATATTACTTTAccttcatattttttcattttgtcgaCGAGACCCTCAAGATCAGTCTTGCCTGGTGGAAGCTGAGTCTGCCCAGATGCTATGTTGCTTAGATTTTTCAGGATACACTTCTTTCTAGTTGTCTGCATTATGTGGTTTTGAACAATTTCCTCATTTGCCTCCATACTCAGCATGGGTTCAGTCTCCTCTTTGATATCCTCTTTGATATCTTCTGGCAACATTCTTTGGGGTTCAGTCTCCCCCATGAGATATGGGAACATTTTTTGGGGTTCAGGCTCCTCTTTGACATCTGGCAACATTCTTTGGGGTTCAGGCTTCTCCATGATATATTCTGGCGACATTCTTTGGGGTTCAGGCTCCTCTTTGACATCTGGCAACTTTCTTTGCTGTGGCAAATACATGAATGAcaccttttgataaaaaaaagaatcaacaATCTGGGGAAACTGTGATTGTATTAAAAGTATTTAACATTTACTACTATACTTACTCGAATATACAGGCACGAATGCATACTTTATCAGGGATGTGGTAGACATGTTCGTCACAAACTTTGCGCACAAGGAATTCACCATCTCGGCTGGCTTTCAGCCACACGTGAAAGGTGCACCCCATCAGAATTGTTCTGAAAAATACGAAAAGGAATGTGCATTAGCTAATAGGTAGTAGTAgatcatatttttctatttaggGTACTACCTAGTACCTAGCTATACCAGTACCTAGGTAGGTAAACTTATTCagttaatcttttgaatggtatacttaaagatgtaattgtattgttgtttaaaaaataaaaaagtggtcGAGTGAAATTGGGTGGCCATTTGGTCGTTTAGGTATCCTATGGGCGCATTTTACCTACTCAAGATGTCTAGTGGTGATATCAACTATAGGCTAGGTAGTACCTATACTAGCTAAATAACGGTGTTATACATTGGCTTTATACACATGCATGTTGCAACTTCATAACTTGCTTCTGACTGGGACGGCCGCCTTTAGACCTGGACACAAAATTCCTGCCTCCGTGTGCGCATCTCGGCTCCAACTCAGATACAACTAATCTAGGGTTGTAACTCCGCCAAGGGTTCCTCTTCTTTGCAACTTTAATCGACCTAGAATGCCTCTTATACAGCTGGACGAGATGAGTTTTCTGTAACAACTCTACCCTCATATCTACCTCCCCTAATGTTGTGAACTTTTCACCAAcacggttggttggttggttttataaattttaggtgtaacaccaagcactggggcataaCTATGAGactataagacgtgttatatcatataaagcaggtttatttctttgaggtaatttactatattttgaagcggggcattttctcccaatagttcttcaagtggtatattacatatgttgttggatcttcgttttctttcgaatttattgcatTTAGTTAGCAGATGACgaactgtgaccagagtacgacaatggtcacagtaaggggcctgtctttcctcgccttgcagcatcaagtatttgtgtgtcaagtatgtatgtcctattcttaatcttgttaatatgacatcttcccttctttgacattgttgtctattccaaggttttacagatggtttaatatgctttaatttatgattcaaatctagccattctttttcctattttgattgacagtattcatttattgttgttttaatgtcattgtaaggtatttgtatttttttgatagactccttttttactgcctttttggcttcgttatccacctcttcattaccttttatgcccacatgggaagggaccaacatagtttatattatagatttccgttttactattatatctatccactcccttatttcttcaattacgggatgagaaattgtgtattgtcttagcgcttctaaagcactgtaagaatccgtgtatattacaaaggtatcgtttgcctttcccaccataaaggtatattttatagcctctaatatagcatttatctctgcagtgaatatcaagcatatttttggaattttttcccttatttttatattttttgttatactacagcatagcctacccCACCCctcttcgacttggaaccatcgataaatactaatatcccgtttatgtttttttcctggtgtgacagaaattcactcttaaAATTGTGCATCTTTgaccttcttattaaatgatttctcacatatttctattttagcatgtctccacggaggtattttaggagtggttatttttgatatgctacttgttcctaattttagatgttctatatcaggttttaatctattctccaatggtttagaggctcttggtttattgtcataattatttgttatgttttcttcatatatttggtgtttggattatcattaaggttatttattgtaGCTATATatttaatcccatttcttctcttcgtactttcaggggatctattcctgcttctacatacagactttccacgggggaagttctgtagggctccagtgcatagtctaatacccatgttatgaaTGACATcccagttttgttaatagggtggttttagaagcataccatatacttgacatgcataatcaagtttacttagacaaatagccttatatacttttatcagagaggtttctatcagcaccccagtcattatgcgcaattacttttattatatttaaggattttcttacttttatcgccagttgttctatatgttctttaaatgtaagttttttatcaagtattacaccgaggaatttAATCTCATCATaatcaattatatcattatttatgaataaagtaggaattaattcctgttttcttgatctagtaaatctgactgcttttgttttttgcggtgaaaatttaaaacccttgttatcggcccattttttttatcctatttatggctgcttgcaatctgttggttatgtccagtGCTTTTTCACcgctactatatatgacgaagtcatctacaaaaagggatccttggactcctcgAGGGATcattcaattatctcatttattgctattgcaaacaacgccacgcttagtacactacttggggattccttcctcctggataaattattcagagatttctgcccccactttgacttttgatatatctttcagataggaattccctaatatattatataaattgtctcctattccccattctatcatttttttttaaatccctcccctccaggtggtatcatatgctttctctaaataaaaaaatactcctattgtttgttttttaccaaccattgcattttgtatctctcttgtagtcattaagaggggatctatggtacttttatttttcctgaatccaaactgtctgtttgacaatatctgttattttctaatacccatattaatctgttatttcgccattttttcaaatatcttacttagacaactagtaagggctattggcctatagctgcttggtgactctggtcttttcctggttttaaacctggtatgattaaagattctttccaggttttaggcatgctgtgagagtgccacaatttatttaaaattttctaataaaaaggtttgCTTTCATCtggaagattttttatcatttcatatctaatgttgtcttcccctggagactgttggacttgcaagttcaGGACATTTTctagttcttccatggtgaaaggaagattaaagatttcctgattattagattttaatggtattgggacataattttaatttttaattggaattttttttgtatagttcgagatactagatgttttggcgaagcatttacccaattcatttgctactagtttggggtttgtttaaaatatagttgttttctacttttaatgtaggtaatggttctggccgatatctaccctgcagtttatttattttcttccagatttctttgtcttgagttttagaatttatattattaatatattttttccatgaatttcttttggctatcttgaatatcttttctgctttgctttagctctcaaatatgcaattctatggcttcacatttatgtctcagatatcttctaaagcatgttcttgttatcttccttgctgctttacattcctcattccaccagggtaccagtggtctagtcggattgcctgaggtaactggaatagtttcatttgctttatcatctattgtttttactagatgttcataagcatctatgtggtttgtaaagtcagatagttttttgttaatcaccgttttctctttctctttatataaattccaatttgcttcctccattttcctcttcggtatatatgttatattagtattattttttagttcaatttgtattggccagtggtcactccaaataaatttattattttactttccacctgaaatctgtggcaatttctggggaacataagtgatgtctattgcagagtgctgttattatgataaacatcaaatcttgttggagaaccatcatttaaaacaaaatatcaaatatttgttatctataaaatctaggacagtgtttcctctcctgtcagatgatgtacttcccccACATGGGtatgtttggcgttgaagtcacctactaataagtaaggttttggtaattgttctattagattttctaaatcttccacttgtaattgTCTATATTTCAAGATGATCATTAAGCGATTTCTAAAGAtggttccatatatattgagcatattgttattttttttttttccaggaatacttgaactgcacatgcctgtattacgaGTTAAttctaacaggttggcatttgattgaagaatgcgttatgattgcagttcctccttggctgttgtcatctaaaatttgtgttgatttccacacattataatttatgccagcattgagaacattgttacctattttagtttcctgtaagcaaatgatatttgcattacattcactaattagtgattttaagttttcattatttgatacgtatcctctaatattccactgtaaaatagacattttaagaaggttttgggttttgatttagtatctttatttgttttcccgaactttgaattttattgaagttgtataattttgctgtactttgttcttctttggtGGTGATGTattctgctattgttttctttattggctgaagagtctcagatgttctttttattagaggtgcatttaaatggcttttgatcttgggttctatttcaatactttcttcagttttatctgatgtt is part of the Macrobrachium nipponense isolate FS-2020 chromosome 15, ASM1510439v2, whole genome shotgun sequence genome and harbors:
- the LOC135226877 gene encoding uncharacterized protein LOC135226877; the protein is MGCTFHVWLKASRDGEFLVRKVCDEHVYHIPDKQRKLPDVKEEPEPQRMSPEYIMEKPEPQRMLPDVKEEPEPQKMFPYLMGETEPQRMLPEDIKEDIKEETEPMLSMEANEEIVQNHIMQTTRKKCILKNLSNIASGQTQLPPGKTDLEGLVDKMKKYEDQVYKKRNLPKFQV